The genomic stretch tatggacaactcctacaaatataactcaatgcaaacattggtccatagggattgtcatcaattaccaaaccacacatgggggctccatgcgctTTCAATGGGGCCACAGACCGACCCCTCCTCGACGAGCAGGTGTTGAGGGCGACGACCTGCTAGTGCTCTCGATCGACTCCTCCGCATCCACCATGCGCCACCACTCCCAGGACTCCGCCGTCGCTAGGGTTGTAGAGGGAGAGGGGATTTCTTTGCAGGGAGAATTGATGGGGGCCAACTGTTGAGGGCGACAACCTGCCACAACTAAGTTTTACCTTGTACGTCGTGGCGAGAAATGATTCAAATTGGAGGGGTTTTCTGTCAATTATCCCACACGAAAGCTTGTTATGTTcgacaattttgtactccctccgttccatgaaaCATGTcggagatttttctaaatttagatgtaccaAGACACTACTAGCTAGATACATAAGATTTTACAAATCTCACACATGTTTGACGGGAGTATGACTTTGCTCTTGATGGACAAGGTTTTGTACCGGAGGAGTACACCCAAAAAGGTTTTGTACGAAAATGCACATGGTGCACAAGGTTTTGCATGAATTGCGCAATTACCTCGAGAAATTTATTGGCCAACATCTCCGTGGTAAGTCGCAGTTAACTCAACCCTAATTCGATCTAGGCTGCCCTATCCACGCACCAAGCCGGCGACGGCGCCGGAAGAGAGGATCGGCGACGGCGAGAGCGTACGATGCCGACGAGAGCGTTTTGGGAAAGTTCTCTCGACAGGGCCGGCGGTCTTTGGTAAGTTCTGTCGAAGGGGCAAATCGCACTGTTCCGGCCCCCACCGCCGCCCTAGCTGCGTCTGGTGAACCCTATTCCAGTGCGGCTTTGCCGTGTCGATTCCCACTACGACCCCCCCGACCAGAAAAAGAAGCAGAGAACCTTCCGTCTCGCCggtccgcccccgcccccgcccgcgATGGACTTCTCGGAGCAGGACGTCGACGTCTTCGAGGAGTACGACGCCGGCGACGGCGCCGAAGCCGAAgccgagggaggcggcggcgcctcctcgggctcctcctccccgtcctcatcctcctcctcctccgccgccgcgtcctcctcctcctccagcggcgCCTCCAGCGgccgcagcagcagcggcgccgccggcggcggcgacgaggagggcGCCGACGACGCGGAGTTCGACTCGCTGCCCACCAGGCACGCGGCGGCCGTGTACCGGGACgagtacgaggaggaagaggaggccagAGATTTGTTCGGCTCCGACAACGAGGACTACGTCAAGACCCCCGCCCGGAGCAACTACCTAGTTCCAGGTTCGCGCTTCGCCTCTCATTACTGATTACTGATGCTCGCTAAAATTCGTTTGGGCGGAGTAGCCACCTCTGTGTTCGGTAAGCATAATTGGTTAGTAGATTGGAATGTAACCCTACTCAACATTTTTGGTTGGCTGCTGTTTATTGGGAGTGGCCGCTCCTGGGGCTCTGGGAGCTCTGCAGTGGGTTTTGTTTTTTTAGCTTCAGTACATGACGAACTCTCGTTGCTTCAGACTTATGTTTGAATCATTGTTCCAACTTTCAGCAGCGTATGTCAGGCTAAGTCGATTGACTGAATTCTATGCCCGCGTCGTCTGGTTGTTGCTTGCTTTTGTAATTTATTAGGGGGATTTTGATTTACAAAAGCACCAATCAAAACCATTGAATACAGTACATGAACGAGCCATGAAACGATATAACAAATGGGGTTTGCGTTCAATTGGGTATCTGTTAGTAGGAAAGATACTTTCGACTATCTACATTTCCTATTTTGGTTTAAACTAAAAGGTAAAGTTAGAACTTAATTCTGCAGTAAATTACAACTATGAAGAAGGCTGAGTCTAAAATCTGGTATCTGTTAGAAGTCAAAATAAGTTTCATCATTACATCTTTCACAATACCGCCCCACTAGACTACTATATATATGAAGGTTGAATAAAATTATATCATAAATATTAACATTGATAGTGAAACAGTCTTTCCATGCTTTGTGCGTATCTAGCTGAAATTATGCCCATGGTTTATCTTACTAAAACGGGCGGGTCTGCGCCCATTCAACCTATGTGTACTCTATTACTGATAGATAATGCTCATATGCTTTGTGGTAGAGAATGCGATGACCGAGTTGTTTCCCTTGCCTGGATACTCAATGTTCTGGAGGCATTGATAGTACTTTGAAAAGGTTGAGTGTATCTAGGTTGGGAGATAGGGATTATCAGTCTCTTATATTTTGCTCCTTTCCTTATAGTGCTATATATGAAGGTTGAATAAAATTATATCATGAATATTAACATTGATAGTGAAACAGTCTTTCCATGCTTTGTGCGTATCTAGCTGAAATTATGCCCATGGTTTATCTTACTAAAACGTGCGGGTCTGTGCCCATTCAACCTATGTGTACTCTATTACTGATAGATAATGCTAATATGCTTTGTGGTAGAGAATGCGATGACCGAGTTGTTTCCCTTGCCTGGATACTCAATATTCTGGAGGCATGGATAGTACTTTGAAAAGGTTGAGTGTATCTAGGTTGGGAGATAGGGATTATCAGTCTCTTATATTTTGCTCCTTTCCTTATAGTGCTGCCCCAAATACGGAACACCAATTTTTCTCGGGGCGGACGAGGTGGCAGGGGCCCACCTCTTCTTCCAAGACCAGGAGGCCATCCAGGAGGACGGAATAATTTTGGCCACGGTGGGAGGTTTTCATATGGAAATGGGCGTAACGTTGAAGGTTTTGTTTCAGAAATGAAACTTAATAAGAGTGAAGAAACTCTATCCAGGAAAGCTGTTGCTTTTCAGGAGGTGCACAATATTACCATGTTCTATTGATTTTCCTTAGTTGTTTTTGTTCTCTATAGAGCTATATCCTTTGTTAACTCATGCAGCCATGTGAGTTCGCATGCTACAGCCGTGTTGATGGTGGGGATGTATATTTTGATGATCGCAGCTTGGTAAGATCTCAGAGTTGCTGATTGTCAATTTCAGTTCCCTTTTAGTGAATCTATATTTTGGAAGTTTGTCTATGAAGTGTGGACAGTTACTTTCTGAACACATGTAGTTTGCCCTAAACGTTGGCTGTTGTACTAAACATCCTTATTTTGTAGAGGCTTTTCAAACGTAATATCTGCGACTATGTCGGTGAAGATCTCAATAAAGGTTTTGAAACATTTACAGAGAAAAGAGGTACTTTCTGTGAGAAGTAATTTTTTGTTTCTATATTCTAGTTACTGCTGTCAACTCTGTTTAATGTAGAATTTATTATCTGGGTTATTCCCTACAAACTTCTATTTCAGTTGTCATAGACCTAAACACATATACAAGAACAGCTTGATGCCATGAAATGTTTCCCCTATTGTATATGGTAAATGCAACTATTTTTTGTTTCAGGCGGGTCTTGAGTAACCTTAGATGGACCACTTCTTAAGCCATCTACATATATAATTTTTCTGTAGAATAAATTCATACTATATTTTAGCTGATATTTTGCAGTTGTGTCTTCCGTAAGACTGGATAGTTTATACATTTTTTATATAAGAAAGGACATGGAAGAAAATCTTCAACAATTCAGACACTAGCTGTTTATGATACATAATGGGAAAGGAAGTTATTGAAGTTAACTCCGAAATTTCTTTTTTGAACAATTGGATCCAGGGATATGATAATTCCATTATTTGGaagttccttttccttttgaatCCGTTTCTGTCAGAGAGCATTCATTCATGGTTAATGTTGTAATTTCAGATTTGGGTTCTCAAGGATTTGGCGATCTTCTTGCATGCATAAGAAATTCAAACCTACCTCTTCAGAACATACATTTTGTGGTAAAATTCATTGTTGCAACTTTATATTTGTCCTTTTGGCACTCTATGCTTCAAATTCCTGATCACATATGCTTGTCTTGCAGACGTACCGCAACAACCTTAACAAGGTATGGTCCTTCCAGTGCAGATTATCTAAACCATAACATCTTTTCCTTTCCCTTGTTGTAGCTTATGTTTGTCCATGTGGACGAGTCAGGTAGTTATTCCTACAAGCTTACCACTGTTTGGTTTGTATCTAGCTTAATCGATTGACAGATACGTACATATTATATTTTGCAGGACTCTATAACAAAACTATTTTTTTCGTAATTTCCTTCACTATGATTGTATGCTGACAGATTCTATGCGACTATCTGTAAAATCGTCAGATATTGGCCACAGCTTATCTAAAAGACCCATGGAAGATGGGTGTGCACAAAAGAAATGGTGTTGTGTACCTTGATGTCCATAAGCTCCCTGAAAGACCACAAAGCGAGATTGAGCGCAGGAGGTTgactctccccctctctctctctctctctctctctctctctctctctctctctctctctctgcttatCGACAAGAGTTACAAAGAAAAATAGTCTGAGATCtagtatgctaaatatgttgatgGTTTAGTTCTTATAGGATCTTGTGTGATGGTAATCCTACTTGCACAGGGGTATCTTGTAAAGTTTGAGTTTCATGGTGTTGATTTATAACTCTCTGAAGTTAAGTTGCAAAAGGTCAAAATGTAGAATGCTAAATATGTTGATGCTTCGAGTTCTTATTGAAATTGTGATAGTACAAGGGGTTCTTTCCAGTTTGAATTGCATAAAGCTGATTTAGTTCTTTGGCATTTTTCTTGATCTGATGTTCATGTAATAAAATATAGTTGCCTAAAATGTGTCTCTATGGGAAGCTTGGAAATGTGTGAAGGGCTGCAAATATATGTGTCATTTGCCTGCAAAATCAAATGGTGCCTTGATATTTGTAATCATATGTTTATAGTTGTCATGCTTACAGCAGATGAATCTGACATGAGTATCGATTTGATGTACCTTTTCTTGCTGGTGCCATATTTGATATTCAGATGTTTTTGGGGATATTCTTTTGAAAATCTTGCTACTGAGAACTCTATTGATGAGGAGGGAAAAGGTATTGATGCAAATGTAGAGTATTGTTCTGTAATAAAGACGAAATTGGGCGCGCATCGCATTATCATGGGTGCTGAGATGGACTGCTGCGATGCAACTGACGATGGTAGGCGGTTCTATGTGGAGTTGAAAACAAGCAGAGAGGTCGTTATTTTTTTTCCATGAAATTCCATTGATCTGGTACCAATCATATTCAATCTAGTCACCATTTTGAACTTTGTAACAGTTGGAGTACCATACGGTGGAGAAATATGAGAAAGAGAAGTTACTTAGGTTCTGGGTAATTTTTTTAGCCTCTTATTTTTGTAGCTATTGCATGACAGCATTTTGTTATTTCATTGATATTATTTGAAACTTCTTGTTCTGTTCTCTTTCGCAGTGTGAAATTCGATCATTAAATTTCTTACGTTTTATTTGATTTCTTAAGTATCGAGAGAATTTTGCTCCTTGCGGGGCTGAGGATACATGTTAACAACTTCACTACATGGCTATCTTGTTATTATTCCCTCTGCCATGACAACTTCCAACTTTGTGGTGTTAATCTTGATTCTTCAGGAATCATACCTTTGCATTAATTTTTCACTTGGCTAAATTTTACAGATTCAATCATTCCTTGCTggtgtatcatatgttgtcgttggATTCAGGTAATTTTCAATCATCATAGCATTTCCTTGTTAGCATGACGAGCTTCCTTTCAGAGACTAAATCCTTAACACTCCGTCTTGCATTTCATAAAGTCTTTATGGTTGTCAACTTGTCATACTCATATGCAATGCAAGAATTATGGTGGTAGAACTGTCGATAATTGCTGTACTATTGCAGTAATGCTGTCAATTAGATACAGAAGCAAACCTATCTTTTTGTGATTTCATTCGTTTCCCATGTATGTTCTGAATTGCCATGCTTACCTGATTTCTCCATTGGGTTATCAGCCCTATACTCTTGATTTGAATGCCCATATAGTACATCGGAGCTTCAGTCGTCATCCATCGTAATTTTTTTTTCTACACATTTAACACATTGCGTGCTAATTAACCAGAGGTTTTTGCTTAATGAGGCGTCCAACCAGAAAGACATTCAAATTCCAATCCTCTCATGTTGACCATACGGTCGATACAATTAGGAAAAAGAGTACACTTGAATTACTTCGGTGGTGTTTGAGATGTATGTGTTTTTTGGTGATCAATATTGGTTCTTAAGTTCCACTCTCTATCTTATTTTCTTGCAGGAATGATGCTGGTGTACTTGTACGAACTGAGAGATTAAGAACTAAAGATATCACACAGAAAGTGAAAGCAAAGAACTACTGGCAGGTACGCAAAATTAATGTTTGTGTTGTTTATTCGCGGAGTCATGATAATTGAGGAAGAACATGAGTGCAGAGTACTTGAGTACAATAGGTGGAGTATTCAAAATTAGAAAAGCATAACCTATGAAAAATTTAAATAATTGAGTTGTCATATCAAATCTCTAATAGGTAAAGGGGTTAACACTTACAGTTCTCTGATGCCGTATTCCCTTTTTCTAAGTTGACATATAGGATAACTAATGACCATCCCCTCCAAATTCTTGCTATGCAACATATGGGAGTATTCATTTAATTTGAATATGTAGTTTTCagttactacctccattccataaTATAAGCCCTTTTTAGCGAACTATTTTAGTTTGCTAGAACGGCTTATATTGTGGAACAGAGTGGTACTTTCTTGCACTTTCCAGTGTATTATACGTTTCTTGGAATAATATATTCGATCTGTACTTCAGGGTGGAGTCTGCCTGGCCTTTGCTGACGAGGTTTTATGCTGGCTGTATGGCACTGTCAAAGAAAGTAAGAATTTCCTTCGCCATTCTAACTAGATGCGTTTTCATCTTTCTCTAAAAACTATGCACCTGTTGGCATTCCTGATCTCGATTACTCTGTTTGCATGCATGATATTGTTTCTCCTATCTCTTACAGATGAAGACTATATTCTGCAATTTGCACACCCGTTCCAACGTTTGGAACTATTACGCGCCCAGTCTCCGTGCCCCGAGACAATAACTCGGCATGTGGAGGAGCTCTCTGGCGCAGCACACTAGATCAGTTCGTGAACAAAGCTCTGGCACTGATGTTCCGAGAGAGGTCCGGTTTCACGGACCTTATGTTAGCAGCGTCCGGTCATATATGGCTGAGCTATACTGGATGAGAGAGGCTGACCAGAAACTGACATCACCATGATATATAGTGGGTCAATGGGCGCACCTACAGTCAGGGTTTGCTCTTCGAGTTGCCGAAGAGATTTTGAAGCCATCAAGCATTGTATTTCTCCTGTAACAGTACTAAGTTAtaaattagcaaatgcattgacaCGCTGCCATTGCAATGGTTCATCCCACAAGGCACCAACGATGTAACTTTTGTACCAAAGATATTTAATTTTAGAGATAGACATTGCATGAGCACCCTTTGGAGTTCTGTAAACTAGCGGCAAGAGTTACCTTCAGGTTATAGATTTGAAGAGGCATGTTTGGAACCTGGTCATTGTCCCATGTTCTGGCAGGAATTAAGCTGTTCTTTTTATTGAAAGCTTAACAGTTACCTACTCCATTCTAGATTAATTGGAGTTCTAGCTCTCCACCAAGTCAAATATTTTTAAGTTTGACCCGTCAGTAGGTGTTCTGATACTTACGATATCAAATATATATGGCATTGACATATATTTTCTGATGCATCTGATAAAACTATGTTGTTGTAGGCAATGGTAACTCCTCTTTGGCCAGATTTGGTCTAGAATCTAGCTATGGATGTACACGTTTTGCAGTTTTGCTTATTTTGGAAAATACTTGCAACAACTAATTTGGAATGGAGAAACTGTGTTTCTTTATATAGTTGATCAAACTAACATCAGTATCTTGAATTCCATTTAATTTCATTTTATGAACAGAAATGATACATCCTTTTGTCAATTTACATCAAAACAATATGATACTTGTAAAAAAAAGCATCACATGTGAACATTAGGGCGCAAATAAAAGGCACGGCAATAGAGATAACTTGATAATAATCACTCCCGTGTAAACCCTCTCAATTCTTTCTACTGCGTGAACTGCTAAAGACCCGGTGCAGTCTGGGCACCTGCTCGAAGTTCACTTGTCATGCAGCTCCGTGTCACTACGGCTATTCAGAACCTTCTCCTTACACCACTGCACAACGGATTTGGGCGGAGAAGACACCGGTACAATCGACAACCGTGTCGAGCTGCGTGGGCACCACCATTGCCTTCCGCGGTCTAATGCTCCCGCTGCCTCGAACCCATCCGCCATTCCCGGGAGCAGCTCGACGTGTTCGTGTTGTTCGGAGAGCTTCTTGGGCAGGTAAAGAGGAGACCGGTGCCAAACCAGCTCCAGAGGCAAACCGCCGCCTCCGGACGACGAATTCCGGACGTAGGAGTGGGCACAGACCATCATGATTTCCTCGGGCAACCACGAGTGGTGAACTCTCCGCATCCGAGGCGCTGCTCCAATCTCCGTGGAGTAAAAAGAGATAGCCATGCATGTCTGGGTTTGCATTTCAGTTACAACTTTGATTCGATGCTAATTGCTAACACCTAGCATAATTTGCTGCAGGTAGCAGGCTGGGTTCACCTCTGGCCCTCGTCCGTCCTCTTTCACCTTCAGTGACACAGTCTTGAACGGTGCGCACGAAAGACCCGTACATAGCCGATGCAGCGGGAGAGTTTCCTCCTTGGGAGGCCATCCCGGCGACGAGCTCCACCATGGCCGCAGCACAGAAAGCGCCGAACTGGGGCGGCAGGAGCACGGCGCAGTTGGCGGCGACTCTCGTGACATCCGCGGCCATGGACGTACGGAATGCCGCTATCACCTTGAAGTTCCTCTCCCACGCCAGGTCGTGCTCGTAGGACATCCACAGGGACGCCACCCCCTGGGTTCCGCTGTATCCTCCTCCTCCGATTTTTACCCACCATGACCGAAGGAGCATCACGGCCGTGCCGCCCTCCATCCTAAGTGACAATTCCGTTGCTTCCCCCGCCGCCAGCGACCGAGCGAAACTTGGGAGGAACATCATGATCCTTGGACGGCCGCCGCCGCACCTGACGAATTGGAAGAAGTCGTCGGCGCCGTCCGCTATTCTCTCGAATCTTCTCACTGTGGAGTCGGTCAGATCATCATTAGCATCACGAGTACTTCCACGGCTGAAAGGCATGAACCGCTTTGCTACACGATCGAGCCATGCGCCGTGGAAAGGAGTTGTTGATGTTGCCTCCCGCAGTATTTTTTCTGTGGGAGCGTACGATGCCTTTCCCTTCCTTGAGCACACGCTTCAGCTTTGCCTTCCAACGGAGCAGCGGGGCGTGCGTGATCTGCCAATCTTCAGACATGGCGACGACGGTTTCGAGCTTGAGCACGGCCATCTCTACTCGCTCCACTTTGATCTCGGTAGTTTCGCGATCGCGACCGTCTTCTCCAGAGAGAAGGGAAGATAATCTTCGGACTGTCTCGCCAGCAACAGCAGAACCAACAATGCCCGCCATTGATTTGTTCTATCTGTGGAACAGCGGGGAATTAGATTTGTGAGAAGATGAAGTGAAAAAATGGTACTGGCAATAAGTACCGAGAAGACACGGTGCTTGCCTTTTACACTGGCTTCTTTGATTTGCTCTCAGTCttccaatgagagctcaaagtccGATAAAGAAATCCAGATGTTAGGTTTGCCGCTGACTACCTATCGTCTTTTCAAGCCGGTTAAGCATTTGTCTTTGGCAATGTCTATTTCAGAACTGACTAAGAATAAATTTCTTACCTCTTCTATGATATTGAACATTGAAATTTCATCCCATTGTTGGGTAGGTTGGTGTGCGAATTTAGATTAGAAAATTCCACAACTGCGTGAAAATAAATTTCTTACCTCTTCGATGATATTGAACATTGGAATTTCATCCCATGGAGTGCAGCTTTAGATTAGAAAATTTGCAGTTAGTCAGTTGAACATTCTATTCTTCTAgacctttgccacaactctctgtTTAATATATGTTTAATGATACAATGTGGTTCGTTGAGAAATAAATTCTCCGTGCGACCTGTTTTTCCTTTGCGACAAGTCTAGTTTTGTTCATGATGTTTATTTTTAATCAAACGACAATACTTCAAAAGTACTAGTACAATAAATAGTGCAAACAAGCCATGATAGCTTAT from Lolium rigidum isolate FL_2022 chromosome 4, APGP_CSIRO_Lrig_0.1, whole genome shotgun sequence encodes the following:
- the LOC124707801 gene encoding NAD-capped RNA hydrolase DXO1-like; protein product: MDFSEQDVDVFEEYDAGDGAEAEAEGGGGASSGSSSPSSSSSSSAAASSSSSSGASSGRSSSGAAGGGDEEGADDAEFDSLPTRHAAAVYRDEYEEEEEARDLFGSDNEDYVKTPARSNYLVPVLPQIRNTNFSRGGRGGRGPPLLPRPGGHPGGRNNFGHGGRFSYGNGRNVEGFVSEMKLNKSEETLSRKAVAFQEPCEFACYSRVDGGDVYFDDRSLRLFKRNICDYVGEDLNKGFETFTEKRDLGSQGFGDLLACIRNSNLPLQNIHFVTYRNNLNKILATAYLKDPWKMGVHKRNGVVYLDVHKLPERPQSEIERRRCFWGYSFENLATENSIDEEGKGIDANVEYCSVIKTKLGAHRIIMGAEMDCCDATDDGRRFYVELKTSRELEYHTVEKYEKEKLLRFWIQSFLAGVSYVVVGFRNDAGVLVRTERLRTKDITQKVKAKNYWQGGVCLAFADEVLCWLYGTVKENEDYILQFAHPFQRLELLRAQSPCPETITRHVEELSGAAH